One genomic segment of uncultured Fibrobacter sp. includes these proteins:
- a CDS encoding T9SS type A sorting domain-containing protein translates to MGCLNSIRVLGLSAALAFAASPVIKVDFDMSGRNSSEVTEPNYVPWVVSGVASKDTTLSGVKVNVAGSANLKANWYKAGVQSPSYARLVCDGVMVEGGGAITLTFSNLAAGTHSLLLYLNNVDGTVASNSIDVYVNNSKQASIKPTNRALSTGEAAIAYVTFNVSGTGASTAIKLNTGTVTLNGFELNVPNAAAQATGPSPADLDYHAPHENGALTLSWTAAKSAVKHRIYFGTDSAAVLTATPSSTAVYKGEQSGSSYKVSGTTPLQTYYWRVDEVDANGTVTAGNVWSFKPGRVAFEGAEGYGRNALGGRGGKVVYVTNLNDDGAGSLREACTAEIGPRTIVFKVSGMIQLKSRLVCNQDYVTIAGQTAPGKGITIKSAPIGFTGKDMVIRFMRVRLGYGATYDGMGLTGGDHSILDHASISWTIDEAFSSRGGKNLTLQRTLISEALNIANHQNYPVGTGHGYAATIGGDIGSFHHNLLAHNAGRNWSLGGGLDGNGYYAGRLDIFNNVVYNWVSRVTDGGAHEVNFVGNYYKEGAATTLHGYTLRAQFEGTGKGSQAYYYHNNVLEAAGGKFTCDGTNDNCGREYSLSGGQVLDWEPWNSKPFFASYATVQSAKAAYKDVLSDVGQRMPVLDNHDTRVINETKNGTYSMKGSVGSMAGIPDRETDVKDTANIKGWEPYPSVSWANDYDSDLDGLPDWWESMYGYNPKSKSGDFSEANRDRLGDGWTELERYLEWMARAHYTFAKGETQVIDLAQFTRGYDGGTYTVSAPSGVTATVSGSRLTVKLADSFGGVDYIKFTLKDNAGDTFSRYIGVTQQLAIQNSGEGDSTVLNDTTQTDSSTTLIASFSPAQKFHYVVEDDVVYFYGIPVNAQIRVTDLSGKNPMLSKDVVTANGTASVNLQPFGRGVYIVNVRGMDRDGSCLSKTIKVMRR, encoded by the coding sequence ATGGGATGTTTGAACTCTATTCGCGTATTGGGCCTCTCGGCGGCGCTTGCCTTTGCTGCATCGCCCGTCATCAAGGTCGATTTTGACATGAGCGGACGCAATTCGAGCGAGGTTACGGAACCGAATTACGTGCCCTGGGTGGTTTCGGGTGTCGCTTCGAAAGATACGACGCTTTCGGGCGTGAAGGTGAATGTTGCCGGAAGTGCTAACCTCAAGGCCAACTGGTACAAGGCCGGGGTGCAGTCCCCGAGCTATGCGCGCCTTGTGTGCGACGGAGTGATGGTCGAAGGCGGTGGGGCGATTACGCTCACCTTCTCGAATCTTGCGGCAGGGACGCACAGTCTCTTGTTGTACCTGAACAATGTCGATGGAACGGTGGCGAGCAACAGCATCGATGTCTACGTGAACAACTCGAAGCAGGCCTCGATCAAGCCCACGAATCGTGCGCTCTCGACAGGCGAGGCGGCGATTGCCTACGTGACTTTTAATGTAAGCGGTACGGGAGCCTCGACCGCGATAAAGTTGAATACGGGCACGGTTACCCTGAACGGCTTTGAACTGAACGTGCCCAATGCGGCGGCACAGGCGACAGGGCCTTCGCCTGCGGATCTGGATTATCACGCTCCGCATGAAAACGGGGCGCTGACGCTTTCGTGGACGGCGGCGAAGTCGGCCGTAAAGCATCGTATCTATTTCGGGACGGATTCGGCGGCTGTGCTTACGGCAACGCCCTCGAGCACTGCGGTTTACAAGGGCGAACAATCCGGCAGTTCGTATAAGGTGAGCGGTACGACTCCGCTCCAGACATACTACTGGCGCGTAGATGAGGTCGATGCGAACGGAACGGTCACGGCAGGGAATGTCTGGTCGTTCAAGCCGGGCCGCGTCGCGTTCGAGGGTGCCGAAGGTTATGGCCGCAACGCCCTGGGTGGCCGCGGTGGCAAGGTGGTGTACGTGACGAACCTGAACGATGACGGTGCGGGTTCCTTGCGCGAGGCGTGCACGGCAGAAATTGGCCCGCGTACCATCGTGTTCAAGGTGTCGGGAATGATCCAGCTGAAATCGCGTTTGGTCTGCAATCAGGATTACGTGACGATTGCGGGGCAGACGGCTCCCGGCAAGGGAATTACCATCAAGAGCGCCCCCATCGGGTTCACGGGCAAGGACATGGTCATCCGCTTCATGCGTGTGCGCCTGGGCTACGGTGCTACCTACGATGGTATGGGGCTCACCGGTGGCGACCACAGCATATTGGACCATGCAAGTATCAGCTGGACGATTGATGAGGCGTTTAGCAGTCGTGGTGGCAAGAACCTTACGCTGCAGCGCACACTGATTTCGGAGGCGCTGAACATTGCGAACCACCAGAATTACCCCGTCGGGACGGGACACGGGTATGCGGCGACTATCGGCGGCGATATCGGCAGCTTCCACCACAACCTGCTTGCACACAATGCGGGCCGCAACTGGAGCCTGGGCGGTGGCCTCGACGGGAACGGCTACTACGCGGGTCGCCTTGACATATTCAACAACGTTGTCTATAACTGGGTGAGCCGCGTGACCGATGGCGGTGCGCACGAGGTGAACTTCGTGGGCAATTACTACAAGGAGGGCGCCGCCACTACCTTGCACGGCTATACTTTGCGCGCACAGTTCGAAGGTACGGGCAAGGGCTCGCAGGCGTATTACTACCACAACAACGTTCTCGAGGCTGCGGGCGGCAAGTTCACCTGCGACGGCACCAACGACAATTGCGGTCGAGAGTATTCGCTTTCTGGCGGGCAGGTGCTGGATTGGGAACCCTGGAACAGCAAGCCCTTCTTTGCCTCGTATGCAACTGTCCAGAGTGCGAAGGCCGCCTACAAGGATGTGCTGAGCGATGTGGGCCAGCGCATGCCGGTACTTGACAATCACGACACCCGCGTGATAAATGAGACCAAGAACGGAACCTACAGCATGAAGGGTTCCGTGGGTAGCATGGCGGGCATTCCCGACCGCGAAACCGACGTGAAGGATACGGCGAACATCAAGGGCTGGGAGCCTTACCCGAGCGTAAGCTGGGCCAACGATTACGATAGTGACCTCGATGGCCTCCCGGACTGGTGGGAAAGTATGTATGGTTACAATCCGAAGTCGAAGAGCGGTGACTTTAGCGAAGCGAACAGGGACCGCCTGGGCGATGGCTGGACGGAACTGGAACGCTACCTGGAATGGATGGCCCGCGCGCACTACACCTTCGCGAAGGGTGAAACCCAGGTAATTGACCTTGCGCAGTTTACCCGCGGTTACGACGGCGGAACCTACACCGTGTCGGCCCCGAGCGGCGTGACGGCGACCGTGAGCGGTTCCAGGTTGACGGTGAAACTCGCCGACAGTTTTGGCGGCGTAGACTATATCAAGTTTACGCTCAAGGATAACGCTGGCGATACCTTTAGCCGCTACATCGGCGTGACGCAGCAACTCGCAATTCAAAATTCTGGCGAAGGAGATTCAACGGTGCTTAACGATACAACTCAAACGGATTCTTCGACAACCTTAATTGCATCCTTCTCTCCTGCACAGAAATTTCATTATGTCGTAGAGGATGATGTCGTGTATTTTTACGGTATTCCTGTCAACGCGCAAATTCGCGTGACTGATCTGAGTGGCAAAAATCCGATGCTGAGCAAGGATGTCGTGACTGCAAACGGCACGGCATCGGTAAATCTGCAACCCTTCGGCAGGGGCGTCTATATCGTGAATGTTCGCGGAATGGATCGCGATGGCTCCTGTTTGAGCAAGACTATCAAGGTTATGCGCAGATAA